A single genomic interval of Candidatus Zixiibacteriota bacterium harbors:
- a CDS encoding PAS domain-containing protein: protein MKVSLKILAIFKRDEDLNAVKEHLTGGDFIPRISRVSTLEQFQGKLEDDIWDLILVSPDIPYPNPLEAFQILNQSELEIPFIVIASGFDEELAINLLKEGVSDYILKSRLIRLVPSVQRVISEANLRRETQRIQQQLEHIRRMFERFMTFVPGIVTIKNSKGEYQFVNNYALDTFGWREKDVLGKTDYDLWPAERARFYSDIDSDILTSGKRKEFNEIIPHNGEEFTFLTNRFPIKRNEETDLIGNMSLDITDRRKTERRLEDTRSELEDEQMKLEKKDIALGEVLSNIDDKRQDFKQQIFDNLEENIFPTLHKLRASLPEAQQKLVDMLQTDLRDLMSPFTGTLKNRFRALTPRELEICRMIKSGMTSKEIAETLTLAVNTIHKHREMIRKKLGLTNRDLNLNSYLKSSEFK from the coding sequence ATGAAAGTAAGCTTAAAAATACTGGCGATATTTAAAAGAGATGAAGATCTGAATGCTGTCAAAGAACATCTAACAGGCGGGGATTTCATTCCCCGCATCAGCAGAGTCTCCACTTTGGAACAATTTCAGGGTAAACTCGAAGATGATATCTGGGATTTAATACTGGTCAGTCCAGACATTCCCTACCCGAATCCATTGGAAGCATTTCAGATTTTAAACCAGAGTGAACTCGAAATTCCTTTTATAGTGATTGCCAGCGGATTCGATGAAGAACTGGCGATCAATTTACTCAAAGAGGGAGTCAGCGATTATATATTAAAAAGTCGCCTGATAAGACTGGTGCCATCCGTACAAAGGGTAATTTCCGAAGCCAACCTGAGAAGAGAAACGCAACGTATTCAGCAACAGCTCGAGCATATTCGTCGAATGTTCGAACGCTTCATGACTTTTGTTCCCGGAATTGTAACAATCAAAAACAGTAAAGGTGAATATCAGTTCGTCAACAACTACGCCCTGGACACTTTCGGCTGGCGCGAAAAAGATGTTCTCGGAAAAACAGATTATGATCTCTGGCCTGCCGAACGGGCTAGATTCTATTCTGATATAGACAGCGATATACTGACGAGTGGAAAAAGAAAGGAATTCAATGAAATTATCCCGCACAACGGTGAGGAATTCACCTTTCTGACCAACAGGTTTCCGATCAAGCGCAATGAGGAAACTGATCTGATTGGAAATATGTCATTGGATATCACTGACAGACGGAAAACCGAAAGAAGACTGGAAGATACCCGTTCAGAACTCGAAGATGAACAGATGAAACTCGAGAAAAAAGACATCGCTCTGGGCGAAGTTCTTTCCAATATCGATGACAAGCGCCAGGACTTTAAACAGCAGATATTCGATAATCTCGAGGAAAATATCTTCCCCACGCTTCATAAACTCCGCGCCTCGTTGCCCGAAGCACAACAGAAACTGGTCGATATGCTTCAGACAGATCTGCGCGATCTGATGTCTCCTTTTACCGGCACGCTAAAAAACAGGTTTCGCGCTTTGACGCCACGTGAACTCGAGATCTGCCGAATGATAAAAAGCGGGATGACTTCCAAGGAAATCGCCGAAACCCTGACTCTTGCAGTCAACACGATCCACAAACACCGCGAAATGATCCGCAAGAAGCTCGGCCTGACCAACCGTGACCTGAATCTGAACTCATACCTGAAATCCTCGGAATTCAAATGA
- a CDS encoding T9SS type A sorting domain-containing protein: protein MATSFMEEKRMRFNYGISRVLLLALCAVFVFGFVSSLSAYTGIKYGNYYYHTHDRLHVTTPDTCEYIYSTIGLPVEVTWVDDQLDSLYYYAGNGSQKVVFGSDLTYGGGDDHPCVDYFMYDADQDIYSYEFTFEFDEDVFNAMGVDSTAGLIVTNGWGRPTVNIYPGKIEVVGANPTPITLQDQMTEPFLYINLKVKSSASPYQDANLTLTECRFNEIPSISNQCYYDLTLGNPNGQTVYGYPIIGEHHDYMVFVDQGSPIWQDPRDILNFNGIGELFVCDWKSVSGRVVFCGTSNPLGICSAQVTLTHLPVDPINDPKIPDQTITTLCGPGCGSIDCQGTYLFNQIMGGYDYKVTVKKHNAYRGAITANDAALVLRHLVENPALDGCCEYIAADVTGYNPLLGDCDISALDASMILQYVVQMIDYFPKNAKDSTNWLFVPTEWMYDLDGEGEDICICPEEAYWYYPLDANYMDQDFAGILLGDVSRDWPYQKVAPTELADDVINTEFRNVSSDLIEVVMNVDLGQGARSFQMDVEFDASAYEVVEISAGQDMNDWLFASNIVGNTIKIATANGHNTYGNLESVVIGLRPLNGSADAELILTDLVIDDMIYLTEPRRLGGAGSLPTDYALHNNYPNPFNPETVISFSLPEAEHVQIEIINLLGQSIRSLTDRSFDAGTHTVVWDATNNSGDEVASGVYFYKIQAGNFVDTKKMTLMR from the coding sequence ATGGCAACTTCTTTTATGGAGGAAAAACGAATGCGTTTTAATTACGGAATCAGCAGGGTACTGCTTTTGGCCCTCTGCGCAGTTTTCGTTTTTGGTTTCGTATCCAGCCTCAGCGCTTATACAGGAATCAAATACGGTAATTACTATTATCACACTCATGATCGTTTGCATGTTACCACGCCGGATACCTGCGAGTACATTTACTCGACCATTGGCCTTCCGGTCGAAGTCACATGGGTCGACGATCAGCTCGATTCACTCTACTATTATGCAGGTAACGGATCCCAGAAAGTCGTCTTCGGTTCTGATTTGACCTACGGTGGCGGTGATGATCATCCCTGTGTCGATTACTTTATGTACGATGCCGACCAGGATATTTATTCTTATGAATTCACTTTTGAATTTGATGAAGATGTCTTCAACGCTATGGGCGTGGATTCTACAGCCGGCCTGATCGTTACCAACGGCTGGGGCCGTCCGACTGTCAACATCTACCCGGGCAAAATCGAAGTTGTGGGTGCCAACCCGACTCCGATTACGCTTCAGGACCAGATGACTGAGCCATTCCTGTACATCAACCTCAAGGTGAAATCGTCCGCCTCCCCGTACCAGGACGCTAACCTAACGCTGACCGAATGCCGTTTTAACGAAATTCCTTCGATCAGCAATCAGTGCTATTATGACCTGACTCTCGGCAACCCCAACGGTCAGACTGTTTATGGTTATCCGATCATCGGTGAGCATCATGACTACATGGTCTTTGTTGACCAGGGCAGCCCGATCTGGCAGGATCCGCGCGACATCCTCAATTTCAACGGTATAGGCGAGCTTTTCGTATGCGACTGGAAATCGGTTTCCGGCCGTGTCGTTTTCTGCGGAACTTCCAATCCGCTTGGTATCTGCAGCGCTCAGGTTACCCTGACTCATCTCCCCGTCGATCCGATCAACGACCCGAAAATTCCGGATCAGACGATCACCACTCTGTGTGGTCCCGGCTGTGGTTCGATCGACTGTCAGGGCACTTATCTCTTCAACCAGATCATGGGCGGTTATGACTACAAGGTGACTGTCAAGAAGCATAACGCGTACCGTGGCGCAATTACCGCCAACGATGCCGCACTGGTTCTGCGTCACCTGGTTGAGAATCCGGCCCTGGACGGCTGTTGCGAATATATTGCCGCCGACGTAACCGGTTACAACCCGCTTCTCGGCGACTGCGATATCTCGGCATTGGACGCTTCCATGATCCTGCAGTATGTCGTCCAGATGATCGATTACTTCCCGAAGAACGCCAAGGACAGCACCAACTGGCTGTTTGTCCCGACCGAATGGATGTACGATCTGGATGGCGAGGGCGAAGATATCTGCATCTGCCCCGAAGAAGCATACTGGTACTATCCTCTGGATGCCAACTACATGGATCAGGACTTCGCCGGAATCCTTCTGGGTGATGTCTCACGTGACTGGCCGTACCAGAAAGTAGCTCCGACCGAGCTGGCTGATGATGTCATCAATACCGAGTTCCGCAATGTTTCCAGCGACCTGATTGAAGTCGTCATGAATGTCGACCTGGGCCAGGGCGCGCGCTCCTTCCAGATGGATGTCGAGTTCGATGCCTCTGCTTATGAGGTAGTCGAAATCAGCGCCGGCCAGGACATGAATGACTGGTTGTTCGCTTCCAATATCGTCGGCAACACGATCAAGATCGCGACCGCTAACGGACACAACACCTATGGCAACCTGGAGAGTGTTGTCATCGGACTGCGTCCGCTGAACGGTTCTGCCGATGCTGAACTGATTCTGACTGATCTTGTGATCGACGATATGATTTACCTGACCGAACCGCGTCGCCTGGGTGGCGCCGGCAGTCTGCCGACTGACTATGCTCTGCATAACAACTATCCTAATCCGTTCAACCCGGAAACTGTGATCAGTTTCTCGCTTCCGGAAGCCGAGCATGTTCAGATCGAGATCATCAACCTCCTGGGTCAGTCGATCCGTTCCCTGACCGACAGGAGCTTCGATGCCGGTACTCACACTGTCGTTTGGGATGCTACCAACAATTCCGGCGACGAAGTGGCCAGCGGTGTTTACTTCTATAAAATCCAGGCCGGTAATTTCGTGGACACCAAGAAGATGACGCTGATGCGTTAA
- a CDS encoding T9SS type A sorting domain-containing protein codes for MNKILPALAGVLMLLMMPGLFCLPLMGEDIQVSLPDTVITRGDTARLAVTVDEITSSHQVFSYDAEIAYDSSLIKIIDIDKDGSLSSGSFFAKNTKDTSFFVACASGSLIYGSGVLFWVELTVKENAPGGSVGSLEAIQAKFNEGNPPSQWLDGAIETFAVGPYINCPDTQLDMDVCEGQQACIELVINDYTDVTVSRGTWQNDTLCFTPDQSGTYDFSITASDGTTEVECDFSAEINLVPHVNISVDEINLDTILCSPGQVCLDLPITGQSEVAVEYGDFENDEFCFSVDTGGLYEFTLVASNQCYSDTCQVTADVTIYDQISISCPTITDTFLCAPGLICLDFPIDQQTKTSVNFGSWSSNQFCFNADTSGVYSFVVAAENDCYADTCWFALEVTVYDEIEIQAPAEVIDTTLFELGELCLDLPIVGYDSVYVSTGSFNNGQLCLEIVDSGTYQIDISAVSQCGRDSASITLNVKLAPEIIMGCPTDLDNIYLIEEREVKIPLPIRGHDQVIISDTGASWINDSLRFTPHQDGNYFFEVTASNNGGDEVTCEFDCYVEMTTDFDIDVVDLEGSFPQSAQIGDSIPIEIAIESNTNFLTQMDVRNFKIKILFDPVCVDPHNMIKGPMTDYSTWDDYQMRVDTDTVIINMNSSDPLNGNGILFNLEAGFIVQDTNFSNSTNLKVVSFETNAGDPNIIDGLGTVTLHWVSDVTAYDAHVVPEDFELMTNYPNPFNAGTTISFAIARETHVAIDILNIRGQKVTTLVNQVLGPGYYETSWDGKSTDGRTSASGMYFYRMTTDEKIESRKMIMLK; via the coding sequence ATGAACAAGATACTACCTGCACTTGCGGGGGTTTTAATGCTTCTGATGATGCCCGGGCTGTTTTGTCTGCCCCTTATGGGAGAAGATATCCAGGTATCGTTGCCTGACACCGTGATTACCAGGGGTGATACCGCCAGACTGGCCGTGACTGTTGACGAAATCACCTCCTCACATCAGGTCTTTTCATACGATGCTGAAATCGCTTATGATTCCAGCCTGATCAAAATCATTGATATCGATAAAGACGGCTCCCTTTCCTCCGGGTCTTTTTTCGCCAAAAACACCAAAGACACATCGTTCTTTGTTGCCTGCGCCAGCGGTTCGCTTATCTATGGTTCAGGTGTGCTCTTCTGGGTTGAACTGACCGTAAAGGAAAATGCTCCCGGTGGAAGTGTCGGCTCCCTTGAAGCCATCCAGGCGAAATTCAATGAAGGCAATCCCCCCAGCCAGTGGCTCGACGGCGCGATCGAAACTTTTGCCGTCGGACCATATATCAACTGTCCCGACACTCAGCTTGATATGGATGTGTGCGAGGGTCAACAGGCCTGTATCGAACTGGTGATCAATGACTACACCGATGTCACTGTCAGCCGGGGTACATGGCAAAACGACACCCTCTGCTTCACCCCCGACCAGAGCGGGACATACGATTTTTCGATTACCGCTTCGGATGGTACAACCGAAGTTGAATGCGATTTTTCGGCCGAAATCAATCTGGTACCTCATGTGAACATCTCGGTCGATGAAATCAATCTCGATACGATCCTCTGCTCTCCGGGCCAGGTATGCCTTGACCTGCCAATCACCGGGCAGAGCGAAGTCGCGGTCGAATACGGCGACTTCGAAAACGACGAATTCTGTTTTTCTGTCGATACTGGCGGACTCTACGAATTTACACTGGTGGCTTCCAACCAGTGCTATTCCGACACCTGTCAAGTTACAGCCGACGTAACCATCTACGATCAAATCTCGATTTCCTGTCCGACAATTACGGATACATTTCTATGTGCTCCGGGATTGATCTGTCTCGATTTCCCGATTGATCAGCAGACCAAAACCAGCGTAAATTTCGGTAGCTGGAGCTCCAATCAATTCTGCTTCAATGCTGATACATCCGGTGTCTATAGCTTCGTGGTCGCGGCTGAAAACGACTGCTATGCGGATACCTGCTGGTTCGCGCTGGAGGTTACCGTCTATGACGAAATCGAAATTCAGGCACCGGCCGAAGTGATCGATACAACTCTGTTTGAACTGGGTGAACTCTGTCTCGACCTGCCGATTGTCGGCTATGATTCAGTTTATGTCTCAACTGGAAGCTTCAATAATGGTCAACTATGCCTCGAGATCGTCGATTCAGGCACCTACCAGATCGATATTTCCGCCGTCAGCCAATGCGGAAGAGACAGCGCGAGCATAACATTGAATGTCAAGCTCGCCCCGGAGATTATTATGGGGTGCCCGACTGATCTGGACAACATCTACCTGATCGAAGAGCGGGAGGTGAAGATACCACTGCCGATCAGGGGTCATGATCAGGTCATCATCTCGGATACTGGTGCCTCATGGATAAACGATTCGCTTCGATTCACCCCCCATCAGGATGGAAACTACTTTTTCGAAGTAACTGCTTCCAACAACGGTGGCGATGAGGTAACCTGCGAGTTCGACTGCTACGTCGAGATGACCACCGATTTCGATATCGATGTGGTTGACTTAGAGGGATCTTTTCCGCAGTCAGCGCAGATAGGCGACAGCATCCCGATAGAAATAGCGATCGAATCGAATACCAACTTCCTTACACAGATGGATGTCCGCAACTTCAAGATCAAGATACTTTTTGATCCTGTCTGTGTTGATCCACATAACATGATCAAGGGACCGATGACAGATTATTCCACCTGGGACGATTACCAGATGCGAGTAGACACGGATACGGTGATTATAAACATGAACAGCTCCGATCCCCTCAACGGGAACGGTATTCTGTTCAATCTGGAAGCTGGATTTATTGTACAGGATACGAATTTCAGTAATTCCACAAATCTCAAGGTTGTGTCTTTCGAAACCAACGCAGGTGATCCCAATATAATCGACGGGCTGGGAACTGTTACTCTTCATTGGGTATCAGATGTCACGGCGTACGATGCTCATGTGGTTCCGGAGGATTTCGAGCTGATGACTAATTATCCGAATCCGTTCAACGCCGGCACCACAATTAGTTTCGCGATCGCGCGTGAAACTCATGTCGCCATCGATATCCTCAATATCAGAGGACAGAAGGTGACAACGCTGGTCAACCAGGTTTTGGGACCGGGGTATTATGAAACATCATGGGATGGAAAATCTACCGACGGCCGGACATCAGCCAGCGGGATGTATTTTTATCGCATGACTACGGACGAGAAAATCGAATCACGCAAGATGATTATGCTCAAGTAG
- a CDS encoding response regulator, with translation MIKNISNRRINVLVIDDDPDVCKFLEHFLVKHEYEVVSVNDPEHALPMLKKQNFQIILLDIVMPKLDGVEVLKQIRHFDKDVCVIVLSGYPTFDRARDTFKNECYDFLTKPFESERLLSVLDGAVKKYGLKSDLNQLATQQIAETVKQKRAEYKLSLRQLANRTGLSTSLIYQIEHAQTTPSVATLSRLSTALDTPLEDFFKGL, from the coding sequence ATGATTAAAAATATTTCCAATCGTCGTATTAACGTTCTGGTTATCGATGATGACCCGGACGTATGTAAATTTCTGGAGCACTTTCTGGTCAAGCATGAATACGAGGTGGTCTCAGTTAATGATCCCGAGCATGCTTTACCAATGCTTAAAAAGCAGAATTTCCAGATTATCCTTCTCGATATCGTTATGCCAAAGCTGGACGGGGTTGAAGTACTCAAACAGATCCGCCATTTCGACAAGGACGTCTGCGTCATTGTTCTCTCCGGTTATCCGACTTTCGACCGCGCGCGCGACACTTTCAAAAACGAATGCTACGATTTTTTAACCAAGCCTTTCGAATCCGAACGACTTCTCAGTGTACTCGACGGCGCGGTTAAAAAGTACGGGCTCAAGTCCGACCTCAACCAGCTCGCAACACAGCAGATTGCAGAAACAGTCAAACAGAAACGAGCTGAATATAAGCTCAGCCTGAGACAACTGGCCAACCGTACAGGGCTCTCGACCAGCTTGATATACCAGATCGAGCACGCCCAGACTACGCCCTCGGTAGCGACCCTTTCGCGCCTGTCGACCGCACTCGACACTCCTCTGGAAGATTTCTTCAAAGGTCTTTAA